GACGCGAAACTCGGCATGCTTTTAATAGCTGATAATGTGGAGAAAGAAACCGAAGGGGATCCCCGCCTACACCAAAAGGATACGATATTAGTtggccgcgcgccggagcACGTTGAAACACTTTACCTGACAAGTTTCTCAGAACAGCGTAGTCATGGCGGGGCACCAGGGCGCACCACGCGCGAGAGCTTCTAAGCGGTGTGGCTTGCCACTGAAGCGACGGAGAGCCATGAGAATTCCTCATCTCGCGAAGTTCAAGCTGGGTGCATCAGTGATAGGCCGCTGCGGGTGTGAGGTTTTCAAGCGTACCGCTCCGTTCAGAAAACATGTCCATCTATTCCTTGGCGTGAAAAGAACGGCTGATACCAGAAAAAACACTCTTCAGCAAACTCAACCAGAGTCTGCTATGCGACTCCAACCTACAGGTACGAAGCACTCGCGGGGGATATACAAATGAGGATGTGTCCAGCAATTGACGTTGGCATTAACCTCGGTTCACTAAGCAGCTATACTCACACGCGCCGCGAAAATACGCATTTAAAATCCGGGCCGCGCACGTGGCTGCTTCCGCGGTTTAGAGAATATTGAAAAGAAAGGGGactggcggcggccttcccgTGAGTGACTGAGACTTTGTCAGCTCGTAcgtgcggcagcgcctcagaGCCCAGTGAGAGGCAACAGACTCGGGAACGAACAGAGGCCCTTACGCATTTTCCTGAATACTGACTTCTTCTGTTTCACACACaatctccttctccgccctcttcaACCTCCAGTCCTGTCAGCAGTTCACTTTCGTGCTCTGCACTTTCCCCAACGAACGTATATAGAACCCCGGCGCAGATATCCATTTCGCAAACAGCTGCCACAGCCGACTGAGACATGGTGACTTCCCGCTCCCAGTCCCCCGCGAGActgggtgtacgtacacatGACAGTCCACTGGCGAACACCTGAACACTTATGAAGGGGCTCTGCAGTGCCATTGTGAGACGTCCTCCCTTGCGGATGCTCTGCCGCTCCGTTCCACAGAAGGCGGATACGAGGTTTTCAGCACCCGATAGTTCCTCATTCTTCCTGGGTTTCCGCCCCGACGCGCTGAAATCGCCAGCCGGAGCCTGTCTCTCCAGCACTCTCGATGTGTCGCTCTGAGTACTTGTTCTCCCTCCTCGTGCTGGACCAAAAGTAGACAAAGCGAGACCGCCGACATCCCCCGCAGACAAAGAGGAATAAATGAAGCTTGCTGCGTCGTGTGGACGTCCACGATGGAACGCGGGCGCACAGACGCTCCCCGGAGGCTTGCTCTGCGGCCCGGTAGGCGGCGCGGTTTGCCGGTCGCGCAACGCCAGCAACACAGCCTGCGCCCCGCAGTGGATCTCACACCACTGGAATCCCCGCCGCAGAAAGCTAGCGACCGCGTCTTCTGTGGCCTGCTCCCGgaacgccggcgacgacgacggatGAGCACAGCACACAActcctcctgtctctctcccgcagTGCGTGCCTGCAcccgtcggcggcggagcaAGTAACGCGACTCGTACACTTGGTAGATTCTGCGGCGCTTGGCCGAGTCGCTGACAGCCGGCGGAGCGGAGTCGCTCCCTCCGCACCCACAGACGCCCAGTTTCCGTCTGCAGGTGGCCGCGTCGGGGCAGCGTGCAGCTTCCTGCCACCGCAGCACGCTCGCATGCTTTGTCACAGACAACCTCATCACGTTCGGCCGGCCTGCGGCGTTTGAGCCCGACAGCAGTGTCTAGCCCGTCCGTCGCAAACGCCTTGTCCcagcctgcatgcgccgagTTCTCAGCCTCTTTCGCcccttctgcggcctcggTCCCGCGCGTGTGTTTCTCACGTCTGTGCTGGCCTGACGGCAGACACACAGCTGAATCCGCGTCagctccttcctccgcgccgagcgaggccTGGAGTGGAAAGAAGGCCTTCATCACGgagtcgcgcgcctgctgaaCGAGCGAAAGTGCACTGGAAGTCGatggcgaagacgaggggcccgcgccgctggccgCTGAGCTCCCTGCCAAGCTAGAGACCGCGGCCGACGATTTCGGCTTTGCTTTTTGTGCCTCCTCAGCATCGTCGGTATTATCGCCACAGGACGAGTCGCTATCGTCTCCTGGAGCTGCCGGATCGCTGGCAGCAGAAGGCACCTGTGCGGGAAAAAACGAGTTGATAAAAGATATCAAGATGCATAGACGCGCAACAGTGCGAAAATGAGGCACCCAGCCAGGGCCGACGAGAGTGAAGACGCAAGGCGCGACGGAAGCGCTGGGAAAGACGAGAAACCACGAAAGAATCAAGACGAGTGCATCTTGCCGCGCAAGCGGCTCACTGGAGACACCACGCCCTATGAATAGCCCCGAGCTCCGTGCGTAGTGTCGCACCCAGACAAACGAACAGTTTGATCCCGAGACACACCGCAACTTTTCTCTGGGCCTGCCACTTGTACCGGCGATGGCAAATCGTGGTCAAGACGGAGCGTGGCACTGGAAGCCTTTTCCAATGCCAcgctccctcctccctccgtcTTGCCCGTTTACCCTCTCACCTCTTGGCGTCCTCTTTCGTCTGTATCGTTTAACATCTGCGGCGCTCCCacgcctcgctcctcctctggcCTGTTGCTCCACATCGactcgcgtctgcaggctctctccttctgcctGCTCGCTCGGACGCCTTGATGCCCGCCGCACGCCCCTCCctgccccccctcctcctctgctgcctcgagTCTCCtcccgtcgcctgcctccgctttGCAAACTGGCTGCAGCTCGGActgcgccgagcgcgaggaaggcgacacgcggcgcgacgcgcacctcgcgcgccgctctgccgAGCGCGGCTTTCTTGCGgtcgccagcgcgcccgACGGCCAGCCCACGTCGTCGTCGGGCGCGCTGCCAAGCTCCGCGTCCGCATTCTGCCTCGAGACGCTCGGCTTCGCAGACTCGGCCAGCGAcgcgctccgcggctcctGTGCACGCATCAGGGCAAGCAGCTCCTCCACTTCGGCCTTCAAATCCGCGAGAAACTCTGGCGGCGGAAAGCGAAACTGTGAGGGCGCGCTCGTGGGCGCcaccgccgacgccgaggcagctgTCGACGGAGCCGCAGACCCTGAGCCCGCGGTGGAGGAAGGCAACAGCGGAATCGAAACTGgcacgctgctgctgctcagaGTCGCTCGATACTGGAGCGACTTCTCGCTTTGCTGCAGCACAAAGGTGCGCACCGAGAGGCAACGAAACAGACACAACAAAGCCGCGGTGCACGACGTGAAGGCCAACGAAGCTGTGGGAAGTGGACGAAACAAGGAGccacgaaggcgaagagaaaaTCCGTGAAAATGATCATCGCgaaagagacgcagaacTGAGGCCGCCCCTAACGGGAGCTTCTGAGTACAGTCACGCGCATCAAGCACTCTACGCACAACTTGTCCACCCGCGTGCCGACACGCCCACAGGAGCACAGCAGAAGGTGCCTACTCTAAACATGTGCATGCAGGCacccgcgcatgcgctcttACCCATCCACCCATCTCTCCACGTTCCCACCCAtcacttctctctctgcgagcCTTCCCctcacaaacacacacacacgcaacTACAGCGGGTCCGCTGCGTGAACCGCCTTCTCGCACGGgagtgcctccgccgcagcagcgtttCTGTTTAGGGAGAGACGCCTCACTCGCATCTGCgactgcgcctcctcgcgccttcgccgctcgcggtgGGCATCTCGctgggcggcctcgcgccgccgtcgctctcgctccaAGTCGACCAacgccttctgcagctcctcgcctTGCTTCATGCAGAGAAAGTTTAGCGCGTCGAGCTGCCCCGCGACGCGCTccagctgccgctcgcgcagagCCAAAATCGCAGTCGCGGACTCGGGGGAgagcgccgcacacgccgccaacgcggagcccgccgctgcgggggcgggcggcggcgaaggcggtggagaagcgacagacggcgcccggcgcgccctAGCGAGCGGGGAAGACGGCTGAGAGACCTCGCGCACCGCCGTCGACGAggcccgccgcagaggcgcttccgcctcgctgccggcggacgcggacggcgcagcagacgaggaggcggagagcgctgcgcccctggcggcgcgaggcgcgagcgacgaaggagacgacgTGAGGCCAGGAATGAGGGAAAACGATGACGTACACGCAGacgtggaggaggaggcagctgcttctcctcgctctctatCGAGGTGCAGCCCTCCCTCGCTCCGgagcgcctcgtctcgcgcgttcCCCAGCGCCTCCGTCGACCGTCTCTTGTCTGCATCGCCAccgctctccgcgttctCCGTTTCGCTTCGCGCGTACCTCCCTGAttgctctgcggcgccgcgctggccgccttccgccactttctcctctccctggCGCCCTTCGCCCGGTGCTACGGCtacggctgccgcggcggctctgtTCTCAGCTGCCGAAGCCGGGACCCGCCCCGGGGGAGGCCCGCCCTCCTGCGCGAGCGGATTAGTCTCTCgtggctgcgcgtctgcctcgcgctcagcttggcgctcgcggaggagcttgatctgctggcgctgctgcgcctcgatcTTCTCGAGAGTCTccaggcggcggtcgcggagcgcCAGTTGCTCCTGGAAGTAGGCGAGGTTCAGCTCGAGGATGTGCACGAGTTCGTCGCGTCGCTCCACGTCTCCACGGAGCTTCTCAGTCACCCGCTGAAGCTGCTCTTCGATGAACAACGTGCGGTCGGAGGCGAACACGGCGCGCAGTTCCGAAGCCCGTCGGGCCTCCACTTCGGCCGCCAGCCGGTCCTCCAAGGCGTGCACACGAATGACGTAAAACTGAGACAAAAACCAGAGACACGGACGAGAAAACAAACAGGCAAACATATCTCCAAAATGCAAGAaaggctgcgcagaggcagtGCAGCTTCACGTTGAAAATAACGACGACTTGAAGGCGctcagcgcggcgagcacgcATGCCTGGCAGACTGCAGCCCTGACCGCCACCACCGTCATCACCCCAGGGCAGGGCTGTGGTGCGAAACGTGAAAAAAACTTGGGGAGCTCGAACCGAGATCAGAGATACGGGAGAGGGACGGAAGCAGAACACACAGACAGGTGTGCGACAAACCGCGGACGGCCTATCCACCGCTCTGTCTTTCTgttcgtctctcctcgtAGGCCATGTGTGGacgctgtctgtctgtccAGATAAGGAAGTCTGAGGGCCCGAAAGCATGCCCaaatacatatttatatgtcTACGTATATAATAtgtatataatatatatatttatttgtTGAGTTTGTTGAGGTTGGGTCGGGGCTCTGCATGCTGACAAAACGGACTCCGCTGCTCCCTGGCTTTCCGCGCGTTTTCTTGCTGGGTTTCACTGGCTGCctcggcgagcggctgcgcggctctcgaTGCGCCTACCTGTCTCACGGACTCGAGCGTCTGTTGAATCCCGTAAAACTCCTCCATGAGCTGGAGCAGGCGGTagcggacggcggcgccgtcgtaCTGCTGCTGTGAAGAACTCccgagcgagagggaggacgcCGAGTGCGATACCCCCGaaagcagcgacgaggccgacagcaccggagacgaagaccccgccgcggcggcgctcgagtcctgcagcaggcgcggctgctgaggATCTGCGGCGGCATgaaaaggagaggaagaagcggagatgATCGAgaccgacggcgaggcgtccgcctcgggcgcggaggcggacagCAGTGAAAACCGCTCCGCGCTGCTGTAGCTGCTCTtgcgacgctgcggagagaaggccgccagaggcgaagTCGGCGACGCCATGCCGTGAGGCGAGGAAGCtcgcgaggacggagacgaggcagaggacagcgaagacgccgacgacgcactcgaaggcgagcgagaggacggagaggaggccgGTCCCTCGGGAAGGTTCTCAGCTGCTGGGGCCTCTGGCGGGGAGGCAGctggccgcctcgcgcggccttcgaggagtggcgaagaagcagcttcgagtgcctccgcgccctctccacGACCCGAGGTGGGATCCTGGTTcactcgcgcttcctccatCGTCGACCGCCAGGcaccagcgccgccgcaaagATAGGCGGAGGATGGCGCCGGAggagcgcgcgcaggggcAACTCCAGTCGCCGCACAGCGAAACGACGGAAATAACAGAAACGACAGAAGAGAGTGGTCCGAACAGCAAGGCCAGAGACGTTGAGAAGCCAGAGTCTGGCTGACAGCAAGCCACATAGTACTGGTGCTTCACACACGGCTTCAGAGTCGTCCGCCTTGAGTGAGACAGGCACAGACCAGCCTGGGTAGCCTTGGCGAACGCCGCGTGTCGGGGTGTGTCTTTGTCGAAAGAGCCGTTTTTCAAATTGTCGTAACCATTCTATATGTATAACTCTactggaggcggagagaagaaCCGCGTGAAGAGCCGAGCGCCGAGCGTCGAGCCTCGAATGAGACTGCGAGCCCCAGAGTAACCgcccaggcgctgcggcggcaccAACCCGGGACCCCAGTGGGCTGAGGCCACGATGGTTCCACGAAACGCAGGCGATTCGAGGCCCAAAGAGAAGCGAAAGCTCCCCGAGAAAGCTACGCGATGCTCCTGGGCTTGACTCGTGTTCCGGAGCGAAGAGCCCTGCACACGACAGTTCGCACGCGTGCGTCCGCgaacggcggcgaagagcctcCGCTGGCCGCCTTCACAGAAATCCGTCTTTCACGAGGCAAGGCTGTGTAAGTGTAGGGTGACGAGCCATATCCGGCGAAGTCCAGGATTCGAGGCAAAAAATAGGTACAGCCAGACGCGCGCTGGCGCGAGACGACCGAGTCGGCGACAGTGCCTTGGCTTTTAGCGACAACTTTTGAGCGGCGCCTGGCAATGTCCATACCGTTAAGTTGGAACGCCCAATCGTCGGCTGCGTTTAGAGCCAGAGGGACTCGGGAAATCCTTTTTATAGgacgctctctctcgccggccTGTCGCTAGCCACCGTATCTTGCGAACAGTTTCTTGCAACCTTTTCCCCGGTGTGCATGCAGGCAGCTGCCGGACGTGCGCGTCTCACAGACCCTGTCTCGGGGATTTGAGCGGCTTTTTCGTTTCATCCACCCTAGATACAACCTCGTGGCGGAGAGTCGAAATCAAAGACACTTTTTTTCAGGGGTACGCAGGAAAAAGAGGGAAATGCAGGGGTAGTTGTGCAGAGTCTCGCTGCCATGCGTAGCCGTGAAAAAGCCGAAGCtggctgaggcggcgcgcctcgctgaagTGAAAAGAGCACCGGCGGTCATGAATCTGAGCAATTTGATAGAATCGCTGAGACTGATTCGCTTGCTTCAACGCAGTCTCATACAACGAGCAAGGTGCCAACGCGTGAGTTTTGCATCCTTCCACAATTCGAGAGGAGTCTCGAAGGTCTGACGAGTTCTCCCGATGTGCTCTTTCATTTGAGGCTCTCAAGTCGCTTCCACAGCTAACAAGTGGCACCCTGAACCGAGCACAGTCTAGTCCGTAGCGGGGCGGACAGTTGAGCGTTTCAAACGGCGGATAGGCGGCAAACGCGGTGGTTTCATCGTGgtgtcgtcgcgcgcgtgccgGTTTCGAACTTACCTTCTTCACAAGCTTTGCCGAAGCTGGCATTCTGCAGCAGGCACGTATACACGCCGAGCCCTTATGGCGTGATAGCACTGGAGGAGGCCAAAAAATGCAGAAAGGCACGATCGTGCCTCCTGTGGAGTGCCAGTGCAGTTCTATAATCATGTCCGGTGTTTCTCAGGGCACCAGAGCTTGCCAACGGAATGAGAGAGGGGCGCAACGCCGAATTTCCGCTGCTTGCCAGTGAACAGTGCAGGCGGCAGACAAGCAGCTCTTGATTTAATGGCTGCCGATCAACGCTCACTCGACACGTCGTGACCGAAGCATGCGGACACGAATCAGGTGCCTATGAGACTCGAACAGCGACAAGGGGTGGGCTCACGCAGGAAACGGCAGGCTGGCAGGGAGCTTCCAGCTGGGAACCCCGCCTAACTGCCACGCGCGGACAGAAAGCAGAATTGAGACCACGTAGTATCCAGGCTGCTCCACGCTCGATTTTGCATGTTTTTGATCTTGCTCTGCACTCTTATCACCACATCGTGCTGTGCTCCACGGAACGatgtcgcgggcgcgcataCGCCATGCCGATAGCAGAGGAAACGAAGTTGTGGTCGGAAGCGCTAAAGAAAATGAATCCACTTTCGCGTTCTGAATCTTGCCTTTCGTGAAACCTGCAACACGTTTGGATTGGCTGAGGCCATGCAACCCCGCGCTGCCACGTGAGTTCTCCACAGTTGCTTAGAAAAGCAAGATATATGTCCATCTTTGCACGGATTCTCTGAAGAATTGTTTGTTCCCCCGCGTTATTGCCATTGCACATCCGGTaagcgccagaggcggaaaCTCTGCTGCCTTCTTTTCAGCTCAAGCGCGTTTGCTACCCCGAGACTGTTCGTTAGGTCAGCAGGTGAGTAGGAATTAGACTACAGCAACATTATCTACTTTACAAAGGCCAGCGCACGAAGGCAGGGTGACACTGGCACGAGGCACGATTTCGACGATGAAAGAGGATACGCTACTCTAACTTTCTGGCGTCACTGCTCGCGGAGCAGCCGCAGATCTGGGACACAGCGCATGCTCTTTGTACGCATTGACAAAAGTGATGAATGAAAAATCGCGTCACAGGAGCATCACGAACAGACAAGCTAAcaccgccgcgcgtcggTGGCAGCGTGTGCGCTACCATGGACTTTGCGCGTGCACCGAGGACGGTATCGGCGGGAAAGCGTGCGGAAAGGGAAAAACCATGCAGAGGAACCTGCAATTGAAACTAGACAGCGGAGCACGTTCCAAGTGATTCCTCATCCTCCCGGCTTCGCGTCGGTTGAGTTTAAATTGTAACGGCCCCTGGCCTGTGCCCGCTGCGCAACCGACTTGCCGGTACATGTGGCCTCCAGTCTTTCTTCGCGAGCGTGTTGATCGGTGGCAGTCAAGTGGCCGCGAGAGCTAAGACTATGGGTCTACGAGGAACTCTGTCTCATTGGTGGCgatgccgcccgcgccgcgcaccgaGTTGAGACggtcgcttcttcgtctgatGCGCTCGCGCAACTCGCTCACGAGGTCCTTCGCCCGGACGTCGCCCCCCACGCTCTGCTGCAAGTCGACCGATTCTGGGATGCAGGCGACTTGCCACTGGCAACTCTGCTTCCCCGTGGCGCGACAAAGGAGGTCGGTGTCCGACATGCCCCAGTAGatctctgcgcccgcggggcgGTCGTCGCTCACGATGACCTCGTAGGCTCCTCCGGCTTCTTGCGCGGCtgcttccgcggccgcaAGGCCCTCGGCA
The Besnoitia besnoiti strain Bb-Ger1 chromosome VIII, whole genome shotgun sequence genome window above contains:
- a CDS encoding hypothetical protein (encoded by transcript BESB_085350), coding for MEEARVNQDPTSGRGEGAEALEAASSPLLEGRARRPAASPPEAPAAENLPEGPASSPSSRSPSSASSASSLSSASSPSSRASSPHGMASPTSPLAAFSPQRRKSSYSSAERFSLLSASAPEADASPSVSIISASSSPFHAAADPQQPRLLQDSSAAAAGSSSPVLSASSLLSGVSHSASSLSLGSSSQQQYDGAAVRYRLLQLMEEFYGIQQTLESVRQFYVIRVHALEDRLAAEVEARRASELRAVFASDRTLFIEEQLQRVTEKLRGDVERRDELVHILELNLAYFQEQLALRDRRLETLEKIEAQQRQQIKLLRERQAEREADAQPRETNPLAQEGGPPPGRVPASAAENRAAAAAVAVAPGEGRQGEEKVAEGGQRGAAEQSGRYARSETENAESGGDADKRRSTEALGNARDEALRSEGGLHLDRERGEAAASSSTSACTSSFSLIPGLTSSPSSLAPRAARGAALSASSSAAPSASAGSEAEAPLRRASSTAVREVSQPSSPLARARRAPSVASPPPSPPPAPAAAGSALAACAALSPESATAILALRERQLERVAGQLDALNFLCMKQGEELQKALVDLERERRRREAAQRDAHRERRRREEAQSQMRQSEKSLQYRATLSSSSVPVSIPLLPSSTAGSGSAAPSTAASASAVAPTSAPSQFRFPPPEFLADLKAEVEELLALMRAQEPRSASLAESAKPSVSRQNADAELGSAPDDDVGWPSGALATARKPRSAERRARCASRRVSPSSRSAQSELQPVCKAEAGDGRRLEAAEEEGGQGGACGGHQGVRASRQKERACRRESMWSNRPEEERGVGAPQMLNDTDERGRQEVPSAASDPAAPGDDSDSSCGDNTDDAEEAQKAKPKSSAAVSSLAGSSAASGAGPSSSPSTSSALSLVQQARDSVMKAFFPLQASLGAEEGADADSAVCLPSGQHRREKHTRGTEAAEGAKEAENSAHAGWDKAFATDGLDTAVGLKRRRPAERDEVVCDKACERAAVAGSCTLPRRGHLQTETGRLWVRRERLRSAGCQRLGQAPQNLPSVRVALLAPPPTGAGTHCGRETGGVVCCAHPSSSPAFREQATEDAVASFLRRGFQWCEIHCGAQAVLLALRDRQTAPPTGPQSKPPGSVCAPAFHRGRPHDAASFIYSSLSAGDVGGLALSTFGPARGGRTSTQSDTSRVLERQAPAGDFSASGRKPRKNEELSGAENLVSAFCGTERQSIRKGGRLTMALQSPFISVQVFASGLSCVRTPSLAGDWEREVTMSQSAVAAVCEMDICAGVLYTFVGESAEHESELLTGLEVEEGGEGDCV